The following proteins are encoded in a genomic region of Cervus elaphus chromosome 15, mCerEla1.1, whole genome shotgun sequence:
- the LOC122708952 gene encoding mannose-binding protein A-like isoform X2 yields MFLFSSLPVLLCVVTVTFSNAKVGEDAQKTCPVVACAIPVTNGTPGRDGRDGSKGEKGEPGQGLRGSQGPPGKMGPPGNIGNPGLPGPRGHKGDRGDSSVAEAKLASLEGQIRNLQSELDRVKKLQTFSLGKKSGKKLYVTNGEKMPFSSVKALCTALGATVATPKNAEENKAIQDMAPDTAFLGITDEATEGQFMYVTGGRLGYSNWKKDEPNDHGSGEDCVLLLRDGLWNDISCSSSFLAICEFPA; encoded by the exons ATGTTCCTGTTTTCATCACTTCCTGTCCTCCTGTGTGTGGTGACAGTAACCTTCTCAAATGCAAAAGTGGGTGAGGATGCTCAGAAGACCTGTCCAGTGGTAGCCTGTGCCATCCCAGTCACTAACGGCACCCCAGGAAGAGACGGGCGAGATGGATccaagggagaaaagggagaaccAG GGCAAGGGCTCAGAGGCTCACAGGGCCCTCCAGGGAAAATGGGGCCTCCAGGAAATATAGGGAATCCTGGGCTTCCAGGACCCAGGGGCCACAAAGGAGATCGTGGAGATAGCTCGG TTGCCGAGGCTAAGCTGGCTAGCTTGGAGGGACAGATAAGGAACCTGCAATCAGAACTGGATCGTGTTAAAAAGT TGCAAACCTTCTCCTTGGGCAAGAAGTCTGGGAAGAAGCTGTACGTGACCAATGGTGAAAAGATGCCTTTTTCCAGCGTGAAGGCTCTGTGCACAGCACTTGGGGCGACTGTGGCCACACCCAAGAATGCAGAGGAGAACAAAGCCATCCAGGACATGGCCCCAGATACTGCCTTCCTGGGCATCACAGATGAGGCGACCGAAGGGCAGTTTATGTATGTAACCGGAGGAAGGCTAGGCTACAGCAACTGGAAGAAGGATGAACCCAATGACCATGGCTCAGGGGAGGACTGTGTGCTCCTCTTACGAGACGGGCTCTGGAATGACATCTCCTGTTCTTCTTCCTTCTTGGCCATCTGTGAATTTCCAGCCTGA
- the LOC122708952 gene encoding mannose-binding protein A-like isoform X1, translating to MDCSMPDFPVLHHFPELAHTHVHWVRIMFLFSSLPVLLCVVTVTFSNAKVGEDAQKTCPVVACAIPVTNGTPGRDGRDGSKGEKGEPGQGLRGSQGPPGKMGPPGNIGNPGLPGPRGHKGDRGDSSVAEAKLASLEGQIRNLQSELDRVKKLQTFSLGKKSGKKLYVTNGEKMPFSSVKALCTALGATVATPKNAEENKAIQDMAPDTAFLGITDEATEGQFMYVTGGRLGYSNWKKDEPNDHGSGEDCVLLLRDGLWNDISCSSSFLAICEFPA from the exons atggactgcagcatgcccgacttccctgtcctgcaccattTCCCGGAACTTGCTCACACTCACGTCCATTGG GTAAGGATCATGTTCCTGTTTTCATCACTTCCTGTCCTCCTGTGTGTGGTGACAGTAACCTTCTCAAATGCAAAAGTGGGTGAGGATGCTCAGAAGACCTGTCCAGTGGTAGCCTGTGCCATCCCAGTCACTAACGGCACCCCAGGAAGAGACGGGCGAGATGGATccaagggagaaaagggagaaccAG GGCAAGGGCTCAGAGGCTCACAGGGCCCTCCAGGGAAAATGGGGCCTCCAGGAAATATAGGGAATCCTGGGCTTCCAGGACCCAGGGGCCACAAAGGAGATCGTGGAGATAGCTCGG TTGCCGAGGCTAAGCTGGCTAGCTTGGAGGGACAGATAAGGAACCTGCAATCAGAACTGGATCGTGTTAAAAAGT TGCAAACCTTCTCCTTGGGCAAGAAGTCTGGGAAGAAGCTGTACGTGACCAATGGTGAAAAGATGCCTTTTTCCAGCGTGAAGGCTCTGTGCACAGCACTTGGGGCGACTGTGGCCACACCCAAGAATGCAGAGGAGAACAAAGCCATCCAGGACATGGCCCCAGATACTGCCTTCCTGGGCATCACAGATGAGGCGACCGAAGGGCAGTTTATGTATGTAACCGGAGGAAGGCTAGGCTACAGCAACTGGAAGAAGGATGAACCCAATGACCATGGCTCAGGGGAGGACTGTGTGCTCCTCTTACGAGACGGGCTCTGGAATGACATCTCCTGTTCTTCTTCCTTCTTGGCCATCTGTGAATTTCCAGCCTGA
- the LOC122708951 gene encoding pulmonary surfactant-associated protein A, with product MPGGLHQYKWHHPPGHPALEARSTGCVLAGGVAGAGAMLLCSLTLTLLWMVASGLECDMKEVCLGSPGTPGTPGSHGLPGRDGRDGIKGDPGPPGPMGPPGGMPGLPGRDGMTGAPGLTGERGEKGEPGERGPPGFPAYLDEELQGTLHEIRHQVLQSQGVLSLQGSMMAVGEKVFSTNGQSVNFDAIKELCARAGGQIATPRSPEENEAITSIVKKHNTYAYLGLVEGPTAGDFYYLDGAPVNYTNWYSGEPRGRGKEKCVEIYTDGQWNDKNCLQYRLAICEF from the exons ATGCCTGGTGGCCTACATCAGTATAAATGGCACCATCCACCTGGCCACCCTGCTCTGGAGGCAAGGAGCACGGGCTGTGTTCTTGCAG GAGGAGTTGCTGGAGCAGGCGCCATGCTGCTGTGCTCTTTGACCCTTACCCTCCTCTGGATGGTGGCTTCTGGCCTCGAGTGTGACATGAAGGAAGTTTGTCTTGGAAGTCCTGGCACTCCTGGCACTCCTGGATCCCATGGCCTGCCAGGAAGAGATGGGAGAGATGGTATCAAAGGAGACCCTGGGCCTCCAG gCCCCATGGGACCCCCTGGaggaatgccaggcctccctgggcgTGATGGGATGACTGGAGCCCCTGGCCTCACTGGAgagcgtggagaaaagggagagccTGGCGAGAGAGGTCCTCCAG GCTTTCCAGCGTATCTAGATGAAGAGCTCCAGGGTACACTCCATGAGATCAGACATCAAGTTCTGCAGTCACAGGGCG TCCTCAGTTTGCAGGGGTCCATGATGGCAGTGGGAGAGAAGGTCTTCTCTACCAATGGGCAGTCAGTCAATTTTGATGCCATTAAAGAGTTATGTGCCAGAGCAGGTGGACAGATTGCTACCCCGAGGAGTCCAGAGGAGAATGAAGCCATTACCAGCATCGTGAAGAAGCACAACACTTATGCTTACCTGGGCCTGGTCGAAGGCCCCACCGCTGGAGACTTCTATTACCTGGATGGAGCCCCTGTGAATTATACCAATTGGTACTCAGGGGAGCCTAGGGGCCGGGGTAAAGAGAAGTGTGTGGAGATATACACAGATGGTCAGTGGAACGACAAGAACTGCCTGCAGTACCGACTGGCCATCTGTGAGTTCTGA